In Synechococcus sp. KORDI-100, a single window of DNA contains:
- a CDS encoding nuclease, with amino-acid sequence MRRIAVIRQLLLALLVVLLGASPVCAAEVLQVRTPSLLQVGDHNRTYTVALPCISVPENRKAEAVDWLRQQLPRRQRVNLRPVGSSDGQLLARVIPIGSDIDLSTGLISAGLASDSCSGEMA; translated from the coding sequence GTGCGGCGCATCGCTGTGATCCGTCAGCTTCTGCTCGCCCTGCTTGTTGTGCTGCTTGGGGCATCCCCGGTCTGCGCAGCCGAGGTGTTGCAGGTCCGAACGCCTTCACTCCTGCAGGTGGGGGATCACAACCGCACCTACACCGTGGCCTTGCCTTGCATTTCGGTCCCGGAGAACAGAAAGGCCGAAGCTGTGGATTGGCTCAGGCAGCAGCTGCCGCGCCGTCAACGCGTGAACCTCCGGCCTGTGGGGTCCAGTGATGGTCAGCTCCTCGCGAGGGTGATCCCGATCGGTTCCGACATTGATCTCAGCACCGGTTTAATTAGCGCCGGTCTTGCCTCCGACAGCTGTTCCGGGGAGATGGCCTGA
- a CDS encoding GIVxVP protein has protein sequence MADNRIARGIVLVPCLLLGGAFLATAAWGQGPAADNRWLAVAIGLGLCLAGGLSQLGSEADTQNPSDTPNSDQ, from the coding sequence GTGGCGGACAACCGGATTGCTAGGGGCATTGTTCTGGTGCCGTGTCTGCTGCTCGGGGGTGCGTTTCTTGCCACGGCAGCCTGGGGCCAGGGTCCTGCGGCAGATAATCGCTGGCTGGCGGTGGCCATCGGACTTGGTTTGTGTCTGGCGGGGGGGCTATCCCAACTGGGCTCCGAGGCTGATACTCAAAACCCATCCGACACTCCAAACTCAGACCAATGA
- a CDS encoding amino acid ABC transporter substrate-binding protein, protein MSPKRSVLASRIGALQELIGSGARRLKRWPLLSWTCIASSLISCQSLVTSGLNQPRIAVMLPFGPGDEQLRRQFLRGFTVGEDSVKACSVTPPSSSWIGLPPDTSPSDVLPEAANQQLLVAPPGADLRAFGRLAKARDLSVLLPFQRGSSLGRLAGLEGSDRLWPLVPSRRKDLEAIAAASLGKGWDWAMVVRDPDSLESSEVETFVDLFFDAGGGVKSYTSSDIQSVDPEDEAAFQRFSEDMLWSRVPTMVVAADPNGELAQKLRDAQRKAEFGLELPAVPNWVWISGSTVLAEVSEQPWQQLGLMHAARGEGWSSFAKAFETRWGDQPTLLEASGYDTARVLALAGTAPPPLSSEGTPDAMGWVDPDAKPVPLCEGFQLRQQSKSLRIPAAASDFRLMPAQAPSGSASAGLLRG, encoded by the coding sequence ATGTCACCCAAACGCTCGGTGTTGGCTTCAAGGATTGGTGCTCTGCAGGAGCTGATCGGGAGTGGAGCACGACGGCTGAAGCGATGGCCACTGCTGAGCTGGACGTGCATTGCTTCCAGCTTGATCAGCTGTCAATCCCTGGTGACCAGCGGCCTGAATCAACCACGGATCGCCGTGATGTTGCCATTCGGTCCTGGAGATGAGCAGCTGCGTCGACAATTCCTGCGTGGCTTCACGGTCGGTGAGGACAGTGTCAAAGCCTGTTCTGTGACGCCGCCGTCGTCCTCCTGGATCGGTCTCCCCCCTGACACATCCCCGTCTGACGTCCTTCCGGAGGCTGCCAACCAGCAACTGCTTGTGGCACCGCCAGGGGCTGACCTGCGGGCGTTTGGCAGGTTGGCGAAAGCCAGGGACCTCAGTGTCCTACTGCCGTTTCAGCGCGGTTCATCGCTGGGACGCCTGGCTGGACTGGAAGGCAGCGACCGCCTCTGGCCTTTGGTTCCATCGCGCAGGAAGGATCTCGAGGCCATTGCTGCGGCTTCCCTGGGTAAAGGCTGGGACTGGGCGATGGTTGTTCGCGATCCTGATTCCCTGGAATCGTCGGAAGTCGAGACCTTCGTTGACCTCTTTTTTGATGCCGGTGGGGGCGTGAAGTCCTACACGAGCAGCGATATCCAGTCGGTTGACCCGGAGGATGAAGCGGCGTTCCAGAGATTCTCCGAGGACATGCTCTGGTCCCGTGTTCCGACCATGGTGGTTGCTGCGGACCCCAACGGTGAGCTGGCCCAGAAACTTCGGGATGCCCAGCGCAAGGCTGAATTCGGCCTTGAACTCCCTGCGGTCCCCAACTGGGTGTGGATCAGCGGCAGCACCGTGCTGGCCGAGGTGTCTGAACAGCCTTGGCAACAACTCGGTCTGATGCATGCAGCTCGCGGTGAGGGCTGGTCGTCCTTTGCCAAAGCCTTCGAAACGCGCTGGGGAGATCAGCCCACGTTGCTTGAGGCCTCCGGCTACGACACGGCTCGCGTGCTGGCCCTCGCTGGGACGGCACCACCGCCCTTGTCCAGTGAGGGAACACCGGATGCCATGGGCTGGGTGGATCCAGATGCCAAACCCGTTCCTCTCTGTGAAGGCTTCCAGTTGCGTCAGCAGAGCAAGTCGCTTCGAATTCCAGCAGCGGCGAGTGATTTCCGCCTGATGCCAGCTCAGGCCCCCTCGGGTTCAGCGTCGGCTGGATTGCTCAGGGGATGA
- a CDS encoding NAD(P)/FAD-dependent oxidoreductase, producing the protein MLRLSELRLPLDHQPQDLESALLRRLRIPPERLIGHRLVKRSVDARRRDRIELIYSVDVRVKGEASLLRRRGKQARLRPAPDKRYRLLGSASEGFPAVPDDRPVVVGAGPCGYFAALLLAQMGLRPLLLERGQPVKQRTQQTFGFWQGRLRFDPESNAQFGEGGAGTFSDGKLYSQVSDPEHYGRKVLEELVASGANPDILTVHRPHIGTFKLATVVRGLRARIEALGGEVRFGCRVDRFLLCGSAAGKPKQIAGVRLANGEELGCRHVVLAPGHSARDCFAMLEEVGVQLEPKPFSVGVRIEHPQPLIDQARWGDMAGHPRLGAAEYKLVHHASNGRCVYSFCMCPGGFVVGATSEEGRVVTNGMSQHSRNERNANSGLVVNLEPEDLAPYERFSGDPLAGVALQRDLERRAFQLGGATYAAPAQRLEDFLAQRPSIHLGEIEASYQPGVAPADLAQALPEALIAALREALPVFAKRLPGYDHPDAVLTGVETRTSSPVRIPRDQDMESLNTRGLIPAGEGAGYAGGILSAGIDGIRAAEAVARQLVQTAPQSAA; encoded by the coding sequence ATGCTTCGCCTCAGCGAGTTGCGGCTCCCACTCGACCACCAGCCGCAGGATCTTGAGTCGGCGTTGCTGCGGCGTCTGCGTATCCCGCCTGAACGGCTGATTGGGCACAGATTGGTGAAGCGCAGTGTCGATGCACGCCGCAGGGATCGGATCGAGTTGATCTACAGCGTTGATGTGCGTGTCAAAGGGGAGGCGTCTCTGCTGCGGCGCAGAGGCAAACAGGCGCGCTTGCGCCCTGCTCCAGACAAGCGCTATCGCCTTTTGGGATCCGCATCGGAGGGGTTCCCTGCGGTTCCTGATGATCGCCCCGTTGTGGTCGGTGCCGGACCATGCGGCTATTTCGCGGCACTGCTTCTGGCCCAGATGGGCCTTCGTCCTCTGCTGCTGGAGCGCGGCCAGCCGGTGAAGCAACGCACGCAGCAAACCTTCGGGTTCTGGCAGGGCCGTTTGCGGTTTGATCCAGAGTCGAATGCTCAGTTCGGCGAGGGGGGTGCCGGCACTTTCTCCGATGGCAAGCTCTACAGCCAGGTGAGTGATCCTGAGCATTACGGCCGCAAGGTGCTGGAGGAGCTGGTCGCCAGTGGTGCCAACCCAGACATCCTCACGGTCCATCGCCCCCACATCGGCACGTTCAAGTTGGCGACGGTCGTCAGAGGGCTGCGTGCGCGAATCGAGGCCTTAGGCGGTGAAGTGCGATTCGGCTGCCGTGTTGACCGATTTTTGCTGTGCGGCAGTGCGGCCGGCAAACCGAAGCAGATCGCTGGGGTACGACTGGCCAATGGGGAGGAGCTTGGTTGCCGTCATGTGGTGTTGGCGCCGGGGCACTCAGCCCGTGACTGCTTCGCCATGCTGGAGGAGGTTGGCGTGCAACTGGAGCCCAAGCCGTTTTCCGTGGGGGTTCGCATCGAGCATCCCCAGCCCTTGATTGATCAGGCGCGCTGGGGGGACATGGCCGGGCATCCCCGCCTTGGCGCGGCTGAGTACAAGCTGGTGCACCACGCCAGCAATGGGCGGTGTGTCTACAGCTTCTGCATGTGCCCCGGCGGATTTGTGGTGGGCGCCACCTCGGAAGAGGGCCGGGTCGTGACCAATGGAATGAGTCAACACTCCCGCAACGAACGCAATGCCAACAGTGGGTTGGTGGTGAATCTGGAGCCTGAGGATCTTGCCCCCTATGAACGCTTCTCCGGAGATCCCTTGGCAGGGGTTGCCCTGCAAAGGGATCTGGAACGACGCGCTTTTCAGCTGGGCGGGGCAACGTATGCGGCGCCGGCCCAGCGCCTGGAGGATTTTCTGGCGCAGCGGCCTTCCATCCATCTCGGCGAGATTGAGGCGTCGTATCAGCCAGGGGTTGCCCCTGCTGATCTGGCGCAGGCCTTGCCGGAAGCATTGATTGCTGCGTTGCGGGAGGCTTTGCCGGTCTTCGCCAAACGTTTGCCGGGTTACGACCATCCCGATGCTGTCCTGACAGGAGTTGAAACGCGCACGTCTTCACCGGTCCGCATTCCACGGGATCAGGACATGGAATCTCTGAATACCCGTGGGCTGATCCCTGCCGGTGAGGGAGCCGGCTACGCCGGAGGGATTCTTTCGGCTGGAATCGATGGCATCAGGGCCGCGGAAGCGGTGGCTCGACAACTTGTTCAGACAGCTCCTCAATCAGCCGCCTGA
- the pgeF gene encoding peptidoglycan editing factor PgeF codes for MTCSDPFQQPDSSFNTLEGWTWVGCYGGYYLQSNLLTDEGFEHGFFTRRWHGRGPDELVGYVSAGVSVHRPQQIHSGIVLNASVAARAPWPEADGLVSDAGGQSLWVCGADCTPVLIADPGSGHAAACHAGWRGVAAKILPAAIQRLESLGANREALLVALGPAVSGERYQVGTEVVEAISAAIPGDADRLKSEAILRDQHPGRHRLDIRVAARLQLQSAGIASERIAHCPLCTVGEPDLFHSWRRDQVKAVQWSGIVSQAAD; via the coding sequence TTGACCTGCAGCGATCCGTTCCAGCAACCCGACAGCAGCTTCAACACCCTTGAGGGCTGGACATGGGTGGGCTGTTACGGCGGCTATTACCTGCAGTCCAATCTGCTAACGGACGAAGGGTTCGAGCATGGCTTTTTCACCCGCCGCTGGCATGGCCGAGGGCCGGACGAGCTGGTGGGCTACGTCAGCGCTGGGGTGAGTGTGCACAGGCCTCAGCAGATCCACAGCGGAATCGTGCTGAACGCCAGCGTGGCGGCCCGGGCGCCCTGGCCGGAAGCAGACGGATTGGTCAGCGATGCTGGCGGCCAAAGCCTCTGGGTTTGCGGGGCCGATTGCACACCGGTGCTGATCGCCGATCCAGGCAGCGGGCACGCAGCGGCCTGCCATGCCGGCTGGCGAGGCGTGGCCGCGAAGATCCTGCCGGCGGCCATTCAGCGTCTGGAATCCCTGGGTGCCAACCGTGAGGCGTTGTTGGTAGCCCTGGGACCCGCCGTGAGCGGGGAGCGGTATCAGGTGGGAACGGAGGTGGTCGAGGCCATCTCCGCCGCGATTCCAGGCGATGCTGACCGTCTTAAAAGTGAAGCCATCCTGCGGGATCAGCATCCGGGGAGGCATCGCCTGGACATCCGAGTCGCCGCCAGGTTGCAACTCCAGAGTGCGGGAATCGCCAGCGAACGCATCGCCCACTGCCCGCTCTGCACCGTTGGTGAGCCCGACCTGTTCCACTCCTGGCGACGGGATCAGGTGAAAGCAGTGCAATGGAGCGGAATCGTGAGTCAGGCGGCTGATTGA
- a CDS encoding Tab2/Atab2 family RNA-binding protein, translating to MTAPAKTGSDWELDFYSRPILEEDGRKRWELLITTTPPAFGSEGSFQFVRSCPSGEVNSLWLAAALKDAIADAETGGWGRPLRLRCWRSSMRTMVQRAAAELDLEMIASRRTYALLDWLTEREQLVYPQEKGFMAGPLAPPPATVPAPPVPLPEAAQGDAWSWAALPAGLLREANTWPMDFSGLIPVPEGIDDEASVPGLRLFSQSRALAVAGWLGGLEPVRLMLDRRQLVLEAGQDDRWLVSDLEAQAADEIDTAFNSAREQVKGLQFIAIQTTPEQQSFAGFWMMRDVPMP from the coding sequence ATGACAGCCCCTGCCAAGACAGGATCGGACTGGGAGCTCGACTTCTATTCCCGTCCGATCCTTGAGGAGGACGGGCGCAAGCGCTGGGAACTGCTGATCACGACAACGCCACCGGCGTTCGGCAGTGAAGGCAGCTTCCAGTTCGTGCGGAGCTGTCCGTCCGGCGAGGTCAATTCCCTGTGGCTGGCGGCGGCCCTGAAGGACGCCATCGCTGATGCTGAGACCGGGGGATGGGGCCGCCCTCTTCGCCTGCGTTGCTGGCGCAGCTCCATGCGCACCATGGTGCAACGGGCCGCCGCAGAGCTGGATCTGGAGATGATTGCCAGCCGGCGCACCTATGCCCTGCTCGATTGGCTGACGGAACGCGAGCAACTGGTCTATCCCCAGGAGAAGGGATTCATGGCTGGCCCACTGGCCCCGCCTCCCGCCACGGTTCCAGCCCCACCGGTGCCGCTCCCAGAAGCCGCCCAGGGGGACGCCTGGAGCTGGGCGGCCCTGCCGGCGGGATTGCTGCGGGAAGCCAACACATGGCCGATGGATTTCAGCGGCCTGATCCCCGTACCGGAGGGGATTGACGATGAGGCATCCGTTCCAGGCCTGCGCCTGTTTAGCCAGTCCCGGGCCTTGGCGGTTGCGGGATGGCTGGGAGGTCTGGAACCGGTGAGGCTGATGCTGGACCGACGGCAACTTGTGCTGGAGGCCGGTCAGGACGACCGATGGCTGGTGAGCGATCTCGAGGCTCAGGCCGCCGACGAGATCGACACGGCGTTCAACAGCGCCAGGGAGCAGGTGAAAGGGCTCCAATTCATCGCCATCCAGACCACTCCTGAGCAGCAGTCGTTTGCCGGTTTCTGGATGATGCGTGATGTGCCCATGCCCTGA
- a CDS encoding S1 RNA-binding domain-containing protein — translation MASAGSPQPNRPKAAKPAADTTRKPLQVMQINRRQEEQERLEREAAEARKVAEAAAEKARQLEKAAGLSAPTRPFDAAPADSLADDERFDMGAMDGMTMADLLGAPDQNASRRQQDAGGPRSVDDFDFDEDAFLAALDENEPVGTTGEVVKGKVIGLESDGVYVDIGGKAPGFMPKSEAGLGVITNFRERFPKGLEVEVLVTREQNADGMVTISCRALALRKSWDKVKEMEKQGLVVQVIVNGFNRGGVTCDLEGLRGFIPRSQLQNGENHQELVGKTLGVAFLEVNSETRKLVLSEKRAALAARFQELKVGELVEGQVAAVKPYGLFIDLGGVSGLLHQSVITNGSLRSIREVFDQGDRVKAMITELDPGRGRIGLNTALLEGPPGELLVERDKVMAEAEDRAARAQSVLQQQDQPAE, via the coding sequence ATGGCGTCAGCCGGCAGTCCGCAGCCCAACAGGCCCAAGGCAGCGAAACCGGCTGCCGATACAACCCGCAAGCCGCTGCAGGTGATGCAGATCAATCGGCGGCAGGAAGAACAGGAACGCCTGGAGCGCGAGGCCGCCGAGGCCAGGAAGGTTGCCGAAGCCGCTGCTGAAAAAGCCCGCCAACTCGAAAAGGCTGCCGGGCTCTCGGCACCGACGCGACCCTTCGACGCTGCACCGGCGGACTCACTGGCTGACGACGAGCGCTTCGACATGGGCGCCATGGATGGCATGACCATGGCTGATCTGCTCGGCGCGCCGGATCAGAACGCTTCCCGTCGGCAGCAGGACGCAGGAGGCCCACGCAGTGTTGATGATTTCGACTTCGATGAGGATGCGTTTCTCGCAGCCCTCGACGAGAACGAACCGGTTGGCACCACAGGAGAGGTGGTCAAAGGCAAGGTGATCGGCCTGGAGAGTGATGGCGTCTACGTGGATATCGGAGGCAAGGCACCTGGTTTCATGCCCAAAAGCGAAGCCGGCCTTGGTGTGATCACCAACTTCCGCGAGCGGTTTCCAAAGGGACTCGAAGTGGAGGTCCTGGTCACACGCGAGCAGAACGCCGATGGCATGGTCACCATCAGTTGCCGGGCTCTGGCACTTCGCAAGAGCTGGGACAAGGTGAAGGAGATGGAGAAGCAGGGCCTTGTCGTGCAGGTGATCGTCAACGGCTTCAACCGTGGCGGTGTCACCTGCGATCTCGAAGGACTACGGGGCTTCATCCCCCGCTCCCAGCTCCAAAACGGTGAGAACCATCAGGAGCTTGTCGGCAAGACCCTTGGAGTTGCCTTTCTTGAGGTGAACTCGGAAACCCGCAAACTTGTTTTGTCTGAAAAGCGAGCCGCCCTGGCTGCCCGTTTCCAGGAGTTGAAAGTCGGCGAGCTGGTGGAGGGTCAGGTTGCCGCTGTCAAGCCTTATGGGTTGTTCATCGACCTGGGCGGTGTCAGCGGTCTGCTGCATCAGTCCGTCATCACCAATGGCAGCCTTCGCTCCATCCGAGAGGTCTTCGATCAGGGGGACCGGGTGAAGGCGATGATCACCGAACTGGATCCGGGCCGTGGCCGAATCGGTCTGAACACTGCTCTTCTGGAGGGTCCTCCGGGGGAACTGCTGGTGGAGAGAGACAAGGTGATGGCTGAGGCCGAAGACCGTGCCGCCCGTGCCCAGAGCGTGCTTCAACAACAGGACCAGCCAGCTGAATGA
- a CDS encoding creatininase family protein, translating into MGLPDRRFEHLRQPEALAAAQRPGSTIVWPMGALEQHGPQLPLNTDALFANRILDAVLKRLPADFPIWRLPAQSIGFSPEHGDFPGTLSLPADLLIDLLESVGSQLAAMGFQRLVLFNAHGGQIALLQVAARQLRRRAASMAVLPCFLWSGVDGLDTLIPREELEQGLHAGLAETSLMLHLAPDLVGTDRPVDGLHRSGQVSQPPHGWSLEGAAPCAWLTSDLSETGVIGDSRESSAALGEALENRLVDHWQTLLESLLNSDWPPKKRLDAS; encoded by the coding sequence ATGGGCCTGCCTGATCGCCGCTTCGAACACCTGCGACAGCCCGAAGCGTTGGCTGCAGCCCAGCGTCCTGGTTCAACCATTGTCTGGCCGATGGGAGCCCTTGAACAGCACGGGCCTCAGCTGCCTCTGAACACCGATGCCCTGTTCGCGAATCGCATTCTTGATGCGGTTTTGAAACGCCTGCCAGCGGACTTTCCGATCTGGCGATTACCAGCGCAGTCCATTGGTTTTTCTCCTGAGCATGGCGATTTCCCAGGCACCCTCAGCCTGCCTGCAGACCTGCTGATTGATCTGCTTGAGAGCGTCGGCTCGCAACTGGCAGCCATGGGGTTCCAGCGGCTGGTGTTGTTCAACGCCCATGGAGGACAGATTGCCCTGCTTCAGGTGGCTGCCCGCCAGCTCCGCCGACGAGCCGCTTCGATGGCCGTCCTTCCCTGTTTCCTCTGGAGCGGAGTCGATGGTCTCGACACCCTGATACCCAGGGAGGAACTGGAACAGGGGCTCCATGCCGGCCTGGCTGAGACCAGCCTGATGCTGCATCTCGCCCCGGATCTCGTGGGTACCGATCGCCCTGTGGACGGTCTCCACCGTTCCGGGCAGGTCTCTCAGCCTCCGCACGGATGGTCCCTGGAAGGGGCAGCACCCTGTGCCTGGCTGACGTCGGATCTCAGTGAGACAGGGGTGATCGGCGATAGCCGCGAATCCTCAGCAGCCCTTGGTGAAGCCCTCGAAAATCGACTTGTGGACCACTGGCAGACACTTCTGGAGTCGCTGCTGAACTCCGATTGGCCACCGAAGAAAAGACTCGACGCGTCCTGA
- a CDS encoding aldehyde oxygenase (deformylating), whose amino-acid sequence MTTLNAPTAAVMEGQDALPDFTTAAYKDAYSRINAIVIEGEQEAHDNYISLGTLIPDQAEELTRLARMEMKHMKGFTSCGRNLGVEADMAFAKTFFEPLHGNFQAAMTEGKVVTCLLIQALLIEAFAISAYHIYIPVADPFARKITEGVVKDEYTHLNYGQEWLKANFEASKDELFEANKANLPLIRSMLEEVAADAAVLHMEKEDLIEDFLIAYQEALSEIGFSSREIARMAAAALSI is encoded by the coding sequence ATGACGACCCTCAATGCACCTACGGCTGCTGTGATGGAGGGCCAGGATGCACTGCCGGACTTCACAACCGCTGCCTACAAGGACGCATACAGCCGCATCAACGCCATCGTGATTGAGGGGGAGCAGGAAGCTCATGACAACTACATCTCTCTGGGAACACTGATTCCCGATCAGGCTGAGGAACTCACCCGATTGGCTCGCATGGAGATGAAGCACATGAAGGGCTTCACCTCATGTGGACGAAACCTCGGCGTTGAGGCGGACATGGCGTTTGCAAAAACCTTTTTCGAGCCCCTTCATGGCAATTTCCAGGCAGCGATGACGGAGGGCAAGGTGGTGACCTGCCTGCTGATTCAGGCACTCCTGATTGAGGCTTTTGCCATCTCGGCGTATCACATTTACATCCCTGTCGCCGATCCTTTCGCCCGCAAGATCACTGAGGGGGTGGTAAAGGACGAATACACCCATCTAAATTACGGCCAGGAATGGCTGAAGGCTAATTTCGAGGCCAGCAAGGACGAGCTGTTCGAGGCCAACAAAGCCAACCTTCCGTTGATCCGCTCGATGCTGGAAGAGGTGGCCGCTGATGCAGCAGTCCTGCACATGGAAAAAGAGGATCTGATCGAGGACTTCCTGATCGCCTACCAGGAAGCGCTGTCTGAAATTGGATTCAGCTCCCGCGAGATTGCTCGCATGGCTGCTGCAGCCTTGTCGATCTGA
- a CDS encoding long-chain acyl-[acyl-carrier-protein] reductase, producing MFGLIGHSTSFEAARRKALELGFDHIADGDLDVWCSAPPQLVEHVEVTSPVGTRIKGAYIDSCFVPEMLSRFKTARRKVLNAMELSQKKGINITALGGFTSIIFENFNLLQHKTVRSTTLEWERFTTGNTHTAWVICRQVENNAPSLGIDLTKAKVAVVGATGDIGSAVCRWLTARTGVGELLLVARQQQPLVDLQQELGGGRVLSLDEALPEADVVVWVASMPRTLQIDQDSLRKPCLMIDGGYPKNLDAKVAGGDIHVLKGGIVEFCRDIGWSMMEIAEMEKPQRQMFACFAEAMLLEFEQCHTNFSWGRNNITLEKMDFIGAASVRHGFSTLNLQSKLHAAAA from the coding sequence ATGTTTGGTCTGATCGGACACTCCACGAGTTTCGAGGCAGCCCGCCGCAAGGCGCTGGAACTCGGGTTCGACCACATCGCAGACGGTGATCTGGACGTTTGGTGCAGTGCCCCTCCGCAGTTGGTCGAACACGTCGAGGTCACGAGTCCGGTGGGAACCCGCATCAAGGGTGCCTATATCGATTCATGCTTCGTGCCGGAGATGCTGAGTCGCTTCAAAACAGCTCGGCGCAAGGTGTTGAACGCCATGGAGCTCTCCCAGAAAAAAGGCATCAACATCACGGCTCTCGGCGGATTCACCTCAATCATTTTTGAGAACTTCAATCTGCTTCAACACAAGACCGTGCGGAGCACGACCCTGGAGTGGGAGCGTTTCACCACAGGCAACACCCATACCGCCTGGGTGATCTGTCGCCAGGTTGAAAACAATGCGCCATCGCTGGGAATCGACCTGACCAAGGCCAAGGTGGCGGTTGTCGGTGCCACAGGCGACATCGGAAGTGCGGTTTGTCGCTGGCTGACGGCTCGGACCGGTGTGGGCGAGCTGCTTCTCGTCGCTCGCCAGCAACAACCCCTGGTCGACCTTCAGCAGGAACTCGGGGGCGGGCGTGTCCTCAGTCTGGACGAGGCTCTGCCGGAGGCTGATGTGGTGGTGTGGGTGGCCAGCATGCCGCGCACGTTGCAGATCGACCAAGACAGCCTGCGCAAGCCCTGTCTGATGATTGATGGGGGCTATCCAAAGAATCTGGATGCCAAGGTCGCCGGCGGCGATATCCATGTTCTCAAGGGCGGCATCGTCGAGTTCTGTCGGGATATCGGCTGGTCGATGATGGAAATCGCCGAAATGGAGAAGCCCCAGAGGCAGATGTTTGCCTGCTTTGCAGAGGCCATGCTGCTTGAATTCGAGCAGTGCCACACAAACTTCAGCTGGGGGAGGAACAACATCACTCTCGAGAAAATGGATTTCATCGGAGCGGCATCTGTACGTCATGGTTTTTCAACCCTGAATCTGCAGTCCAAGCTCCACGCCGCCGCCGCCTGA